The following are from one region of the Georgenia sp. M64 genome:
- a CDS encoding iron-siderophore ABC transporter substrate-binding protein has translation MNYRLAAVAVPLVLALSACSGPEGEEADAPATTAAGVTLTHAFGQTEVPADARRVVTLGWGSTEAALALGVVPVGIETQTYAADEDGRLPWVAEALAETGEEPTMVPASVEEPAYEEIGALEPDVILAPYSGLTAEQYEILSEIAPTVAFPEEPWTTPWREVITIVGEALGRTAEAEELVADLDARIGEEAAAHPELEGKSVAAVWDVGGTFWVYKPQDSRVDFLLDLGLVSAPAVEELATGEESFVYTLSYEETDRLESDILVTYASTEEEVETFLGQSYAQVIPAVAEGSVAAITGDELVAAMSPPTALSVDWGLDTYVELISAAAAD, from the coding sequence ATGAACTACCGGCTCGCGGCCGTGGCCGTCCCGCTGGTCCTCGCCCTGTCCGCCTGCTCCGGCCCTGAGGGCGAGGAGGCGGACGCGCCCGCCACGACCGCTGCCGGCGTCACGCTCACGCACGCGTTCGGGCAGACCGAGGTGCCCGCCGACGCCCGGCGGGTGGTGACCCTGGGCTGGGGGAGCACCGAGGCGGCGCTGGCGCTCGGCGTCGTCCCGGTGGGGATCGAGACCCAGACCTACGCCGCGGACGAGGACGGCCGGCTCCCGTGGGTCGCCGAGGCGCTCGCGGAGACCGGCGAGGAGCCGACGATGGTGCCGGCGAGCGTGGAGGAGCCCGCCTACGAGGAGATCGGCGCGCTCGAGCCCGACGTCATCCTCGCCCCGTACTCGGGCCTGACCGCCGAGCAGTACGAGATCCTCAGCGAGATCGCCCCCACGGTCGCCTTCCCCGAGGAGCCCTGGACGACGCCGTGGCGCGAGGTCATCACCATCGTCGGCGAGGCGCTGGGCCGCACCGCCGAGGCCGAGGAGCTCGTCGCCGACCTCGACGCCCGGATCGGGGAGGAGGCCGCCGCCCACCCCGAGCTCGAGGGGAAGAGCGTGGCCGCGGTGTGGGACGTCGGCGGGACGTTCTGGGTGTACAAGCCGCAGGACTCCCGGGTGGACTTCCTCCTCGACCTGGGGCTGGTCAGCGCCCCGGCCGTCGAGGAGCTCGCCACCGGCGAGGAGAGCTTCGTCTACACCCTCAGCTACGAGGAGACCGACCGGCTCGAGTCCGACATCCTCGTCACCTACGCCAGCACCGAGGAGGAGGTGGAGACCTTCCTCGGGCAGTCCTACGCCCAGGTGATCCCCGCCGTGGCGGAGGGCTCGGTGGCCGCGATCACCGGCGACGAGCTCGTCGCGGCGATGTCCCCGCCCACGGCGCTGTCGGTGGA